One part of the Arvicanthis niloticus isolate mArvNil1 chromosome 15, mArvNil1.pat.X, whole genome shotgun sequence genome encodes these proteins:
- the LOC117720728 gene encoding vomeronasal type-1 receptor 90-like, with the protein MSSLENVLYFQAGLGVLANMFLLLFCIFIILHQRHKLIDLISFQLTFVHIMFFLTGGNIWLADIFESLNIKNEIKCKATFYISRVMRGLSICVTCLLSVLQTVTISPSTSLLAKFKQKVKKYMINAFFYIWLFNLSVSSDILFYVGGFTNVSETKQVKVTKSCSLFPMNYIIRGLIFTLSISRDVFLVAVMLTTSVYMVNILHRHQKQCKHLHSIRNLRASPEKKATQTILLLVVFFVVMYWVDFIISFTSILLWTYDPVFLTAQKFVMNVYPTITPLVQIISDKRIISFLKNLQSKCY; encoded by the coding sequence ATGTCCTCATTAGAGAATGTCCTTTATTTCCAAGCTGGACTAGGAGTCTTAGCCaatatgtttcttcttcttttctgtattttcataaTCCTACATCAAAGACACAAGCTTATTGACCTAATCTCCTTTCAGTTGACATTTGTTCACATAATGTTTTTTCTCACTGGAGGAAATATTTGGCTTGCAGACATATTTGAGTCGCTAAACATTAAGAATGAAATCAAATGTAAGGCAACATTTTACATAAGCAGAGTGATGAGAGGCCTCTCTATCTGtgtcacctgcctcctgagtgtattGCAGACTGTGACAATCAGTCCAAGTACCTCTTTGCTGGCAAAATTTAAACAGAAAgttaaaaaatacatgatcaatgctttcttttatatttggctTTTCAATTTGTCTGTTAGTAGTGACATTCTATTCTATGTTGGTGGTTTTACCAATGTGAGTGAGACCAAGCAGGTGAAGGTCACTAAATCCTGCTCACTCTTCCCCATGAACTACATCATCAGGGGATTAATTTTTACACTGTCAATCTccagagatgtgtttcttgtagcaGTCATGTTGACCACAAGTGTGTACATGGTGAATATCTTGCACAGACATCAGAAGCAATGCAAGCATCTTCATAGCATCAGAAACCTGAGAGCATCCCCTGAGAAAAAGGCCACACAGACCATCTTGCTGCTGGTAGTTTTCTTTGTGGTCATGTATTGGGTGGACTTTATCATCTCATTCACCTCAATCCTGTTATGGACCTATGACCCAGTCTTCCTGACTGCTCAAAAGTTTGTGATGAATGTCTATCCCACAATTACTCCTTTGGTACAAATAATTTCTGATAAGAGGATAAtcagttttctgaaaaacttGCAGTCAAAGTGCTACTAG